A single region of the Salicibibacter cibi genome encodes:
- a CDS encoding cell division protein FtsQ/DivIB codes for MGDRKVVSANERIPALKEQRKKRANRRLIISLITIFLLVGFVVYLQSPLSDIQAIHVEGIVTGEEGEVIAQSGLEQGDNIWAADVRDAEERIAETLPHVMEASVSRSFPNTIHIAVTEQERIAYMEENEEYIPVFANGEQSPDQNLDQLPGDAPVIYEWNDESRLETLLDEMEKLTDGVVNRISEVHPLDENHEGLRLYMNDGIEVETMVDQFAEYMSGYPSVAEEIDPEDSGVLHMKMRPYFESSSATDEEDDEDDSDEENS; via the coding sequence GTGGGAGATCGAAAAGTCGTATCCGCAAATGAACGAATCCCCGCATTAAAAGAACAACGAAAAAAACGTGCCAATCGCCGGCTGATCATTTCTTTGATCACGATCTTTTTGTTGGTTGGATTTGTCGTCTATTTGCAATCCCCATTGAGTGACATTCAAGCCATTCATGTGGAAGGGATTGTTACCGGAGAAGAGGGCGAAGTGATTGCGCAAAGTGGTTTGGAACAGGGGGATAATATCTGGGCGGCCGATGTTCGGGATGCAGAAGAAAGAATTGCAGAAACGCTCCCTCACGTCATGGAGGCTTCTGTTTCGCGATCATTTCCGAACACGATACATATCGCCGTCACTGAACAGGAGCGTATCGCTTATATGGAAGAGAACGAGGAGTACATCCCTGTGTTTGCAAATGGGGAGCAAAGTCCCGACCAGAATTTGGATCAACTTCCCGGTGATGCGCCCGTAATCTATGAGTGGAACGATGAATCCCGGCTGGAGACGTTGCTGGATGAGATGGAAAAACTTACAGACGGGGTCGTCAACCGTATATCGGAAGTGCACCCGCTTGATGAAAACCATGAAGGACTACGATTGTATATGAATGACGGGATTGAAGTGGAAACAATGGTTGACCAATTTGCTGAATACATGTCCGGCTATCCTTCTGTCGCGGAAGAGATTGATCCCGAAGATTCAGGGGTTTTGCACATGAAAATGCGGCCGTATTTTGAAAGTTCATCAGCGACGGATGAAGAAGACGATGAAGACGACTCGGATGAGGAAAACAGCTGA
- the murG gene encoding undecaprenyldiphospho-muramoylpentapeptide beta-N-acetylglucosaminyltransferase, with translation MKVLVTGGGTGGHIYPAIAMIKAIREEEPSASFLYVGTENGLESEIVPNYDIPFQTIEISGFKRKLSFENVKTVRRFLKGTSRAKQLIRAFKPDVALGTGGYVAGPVMYAAARLGVPTVIHEQNSIPGLTNKFLSRYATNVAISFQEASGYFPKDKTVFTGNPRASEVVHAEKTNLVTEFGLKKDLPVVLLVGGSRGAQPIHDAFLQALPQLSDKHCQYLYITGSVHYDKVKTSIANEKTRAHVVVRPFIHDMPNVLASVDAVVSRAGATTLAEITALGIPSILIPSPYVTKNHQEMNARALEDVGAAMVHKETDWSADKLEADINKLFQNGKALEMQTAATSIAVPDAAGRLRDVLKTAAKMP, from the coding sequence ATGAAAGTTTTAGTCACCGGCGGAGGCACGGGAGGGCACATTTATCCCGCGATTGCTATGATTAAAGCGATTCGCGAGGAGGAGCCGTCTGCCTCCTTTTTATACGTGGGGACGGAAAATGGATTGGAAAGCGAGATTGTACCGAACTATGACATCCCCTTTCAGACGATCGAAATCAGTGGTTTTAAACGGAAATTGTCTTTTGAAAACGTAAAAACTGTGCGGCGGTTTTTGAAAGGAACCTCCCGTGCGAAGCAGTTGATTCGTGCATTTAAGCCTGACGTTGCTCTCGGGACAGGGGGTTATGTGGCGGGTCCCGTGATGTATGCGGCTGCCCGATTGGGAGTGCCGACAGTTATCCATGAGCAAAACAGCATTCCGGGCCTTACCAACAAATTTTTAAGCAGATATGCCACAAACGTCGCGATTTCTTTTCAGGAAGCCTCCGGTTATTTTCCGAAAGACAAAACGGTATTCACAGGGAACCCGCGTGCCTCCGAAGTCGTTCACGCCGAAAAAACCAATTTGGTGACCGAATTTGGGTTGAAAAAAGATCTTCCCGTTGTGTTGCTTGTCGGCGGCAGTCGCGGGGCACAACCCATTCATGATGCTTTTTTGCAAGCACTTCCGCAATTATCCGACAAACATTGTCAATACTTATATATCACAGGAAGTGTTCATTATGATAAAGTAAAGACAAGCATTGCCAATGAAAAAACGCGCGCGCACGTCGTCGTCCGTCCATTCATTCACGATATGCCAAATGTACTTGCAAGTGTGGACGCAGTTGTTAGCCGTGCCGGTGCCACAACATTGGCGGAAATTACGGCACTTGGCATTCCCTCCATCTTAATTCCCAGCCCTTACGTCACGAAAAATCATCAGGAAATGAATGCCAGAGCATTGGAAGATGTTGGTGCTGCAATGGTGCACAAAGAAACGGATTGGTCGGCAGATAAACTCGAAGCGGATATAAATAAGCTTTTTCAAAATGGCAAAGCACTCGAGATGCAAACGGCGGCAACATCCATCGCTGTTCCGGATGCTGCCGGCCGATTACGAGACGTTCTGAAAACAGCCGCAAAAATGCCGTGA
- the ftsZ gene encoding cell division protein FtsZ → MLEFEMDMDQLAQIKVIGVGGGGSNAVNRMIENGLQGVEFIAVNTDSQALSLSQADTKLQLGGKLTRGLGAGANPEIGKKAAEESKEQMEESLTGADMVFITAGMGGGTGTGAAPVIAEVAREIGALTVGVVTRPFTFEGKKRSTHASEGIETLKENVDTLIVIPNDRLLEIVDKSTPMLEAFREADNVLRQGVQGISDLIATPGLINLDFADVKTIMSEKGSALMGIGIATGESRAGEAAKKAISSPLLETSVDGAQGVLMNITGGSDLSLFEVHEAAEIVSDASDPEVNMIFGSVINENLKDEVLVTVIATGFNEGTEKRGRPGKSQETGGRRTSPQQQAPQRPQQTQQQPAFEEEPERSSGRQEEDQDSLDIPAFLRNRRRNR, encoded by the coding sequence ATGCTAGAGTTTGAAATGGACATGGATCAACTCGCTCAAATCAAAGTCATTGGGGTTGGAGGCGGCGGCTCCAATGCAGTGAACCGCATGATTGAAAATGGCTTGCAAGGTGTAGAATTTATCGCCGTAAATACGGATTCCCAAGCGTTATCCCTCTCCCAGGCTGATACAAAACTTCAACTGGGCGGGAAGTTAACGCGTGGACTGGGCGCAGGCGCAAACCCCGAAATTGGCAAAAAAGCGGCGGAAGAAAGCAAAGAGCAAATGGAAGAATCACTGACCGGGGCAGATATGGTATTTATCACGGCGGGCATGGGCGGAGGCACCGGAACAGGTGCGGCTCCCGTCATTGCAGAAGTGGCTAGAGAAATAGGCGCTCTCACCGTAGGTGTCGTTACACGCCCGTTTACTTTTGAAGGGAAAAAACGCTCCACCCATGCATCTGAAGGAATTGAAACGCTTAAAGAAAATGTTGACACCTTGATTGTCATCCCGAACGATCGTTTGCTGGAAATTGTTGATAAAAGCACGCCGATGTTGGAAGCATTTCGAGAAGCAGATAATGTACTAAGACAAGGAGTGCAGGGCATTTCAGATTTGATCGCAACGCCCGGGCTGATCAACCTGGATTTTGCCGACGTAAAAACAATTATGAGCGAAAAAGGTTCAGCGCTCATGGGGATCGGCATCGCCACCGGTGAAAGCCGAGCCGGAGAAGCTGCGAAAAAGGCAATTTCCAGCCCATTGTTGGAAACTTCCGTTGATGGCGCCCAAGGGGTGTTAATGAACATAACCGGCGGAAGCGATTTAAGTTTGTTTGAGGTGCATGAAGCAGCCGAAATCGTTTCGGATGCATCGGATCCGGAAGTCAATATGATTTTTGGTTCCGTCATCAATGAAAATTTGAAAGATGAAGTTCTGGTGACAGTGATTGCAACGGGATTCAACGAAGGTACGGAAAAACGGGGACGTCCCGGCAAAAGCCAAGAAACGGGGGGCAGACGGACAAGCCCGCAGCAACAGGCGCCGCAACGTCCGCAGCAAACACAGCAACAACCGGCCTTTGAAGAAGAACCGGAACGTTCGTCCGGCAGACAAGAAGAAGACCAAGATTCCCTTGATATCCCGGCATTTTTACGGAACCGCCGTCGGAATCGATAA
- the spoVE gene encoding stage V sporulation protein E, translating into MKENKQAVDGILLFAICALLIIGVIMVYSASAAWGEYRFSDPYHFAKRQLLFAGAGCVGMLFMMRFGYWRWRNYVLTTVLVCFALLILVLIPGVGLIRGGAQSWIGVGAFSIQPSEFMKLGMILFLAHWLTRNQQQIAQFRTGMLPLLAIIFTAFALIMLQPDLGTGAVMVVTSFIMLFIAGAKKAHFAWLGAIGAAGFVGLIASAPYRIDRITSFFDPWNDPLGSGFQIIQSLYAIGPGGLFGMGFGESRQKYFYLPEPQTDFIFAVIAEEGGFIAGVVVILLFAVIMWRGLRTALLAPDLFGTLLAVGIIGMLFVQVMINIGVVIGLFPVTGITLPLLSYGGSSLTLMLVALGILLNISAHTRVT; encoded by the coding sequence GTGAAAGAAAATAAACAAGCGGTTGACGGAATTTTACTGTTTGCCATTTGCGCATTGTTGATTATCGGGGTCATTATGGTCTATAGCGCGAGCGCAGCTTGGGGAGAATACCGCTTTTCCGACCCTTATCATTTTGCCAAACGGCAATTGCTGTTTGCGGGAGCGGGATGTGTCGGAATGCTGTTCATGATGCGTTTCGGGTACTGGCGATGGCGAAACTATGTGCTCACGACGGTTTTGGTCTGTTTTGCCCTTTTGATTCTCGTTTTGATTCCCGGGGTGGGATTGATTCGAGGAGGTGCGCAAAGCTGGATTGGCGTCGGCGCTTTTTCGATCCAACCGTCGGAATTTATGAAGTTGGGCATGATTTTGTTTTTGGCCCACTGGCTAACCAGAAATCAGCAACAGATCGCGCAATTTCGAACAGGCATGTTGCCGCTCCTTGCAATTATTTTTACCGCGTTTGCATTAATCATGCTACAACCGGACCTCGGTACGGGGGCGGTAATGGTAGTGACGTCGTTTATTATGCTGTTTATTGCCGGTGCCAAAAAAGCCCATTTTGCATGGTTGGGAGCGATTGGAGCGGCCGGATTCGTAGGCTTGATTGCCTCGGCGCCGTATCGAATCGATCGGATCACGTCTTTTTTTGACCCTTGGAATGATCCGCTCGGAAGCGGTTTTCAAATTATCCAATCCCTCTATGCGATCGGCCCCGGCGGTCTATTCGGCATGGGATTCGGGGAAAGCAGGCAAAAATATTTTTATCTGCCTGAACCGCAAACGGATTTTATTTTTGCCGTGATCGCGGAAGAAGGAGGCTTCATTGCCGGAGTCGTTGTCATTCTTTTGTTCGCGGTCATTATGTGGCGAGGGTTGCGTACGGCTTTGCTTGCCCCTGATCTATTTGGGACGTTATTGGCTGTCGGGATTATCGGCATGTTGTTTGTGCAGGTGATGATCAATATCGGTGTCGTCATCGGTTTGTTTCCGGTTACCGGCATCACTCTGCCTTTGCTCAGTTATGGCGGATCGTCCCTCACGCTCATGCTCGTCGCACTCGGCATATTGTTAAACATCAGCGCACACACAAGAGTCACGTAA
- the ftsA gene encoding cell division protein FtsA: MDNNEIYVSLDVGTTEVKVMIGEISAGILNIIGVGKAPSTGIKKGTVVDIDATVASIRQATEEAERMVGVSINQVVVGINGNHIELQPCQGIVAVSNPNKEIDQEDIDRVMDAAQVVSIPRDREVVDIVPNQFIVDGYDEINDPTGMIGVRLEMEGMLITGSKTVLHNLLRCVEKAGLVISDIYLQPLAAGEIAVSKDERSLGVALVDIGGSQTTISTFKDGSLETLNVAPIGGAHVTNDLSVGLRVTKAEAERVKVEHGHAYIDDTSDEVFATVHPMGGHEPEEYSQRDLAHIIEPRMEEIFEIIAEELTGIGDIPGGVVLTGGTVMMPGTLELAREIIGRNIRMAIPDYIGVREPRYTNGVGLIEFTHLHVRMNEMDEMVVATHDEEEPPAYRKTRNPEKQRVPQEEKESLGVKKRVRSFFKVFFE; encoded by the coding sequence GTGGACAATAATGAGATTTATGTCAGTTTGGATGTTGGTACAACTGAAGTAAAAGTAATGATCGGAGAAATCTCAGCGGGAATACTAAATATTATCGGTGTCGGAAAAGCGCCGTCCACCGGTATTAAAAAAGGCACCGTTGTTGACATTGACGCCACAGTCGCATCTATCCGCCAAGCTACCGAAGAAGCGGAAAGGATGGTCGGCGTTTCCATTAACCAAGTCGTCGTCGGCATTAATGGAAATCATATTGAATTGCAGCCGTGTCAAGGTATCGTTGCCGTATCGAACCCGAATAAAGAAATTGACCAGGAAGATATTGATCGGGTCATGGATGCAGCGCAAGTGGTATCCATCCCACGAGACCGGGAAGTTGTCGATATCGTACCGAATCAGTTTATTGTAGACGGTTACGATGAAATCAACGATCCCACAGGGATGATCGGTGTACGGCTGGAAATGGAAGGAATGCTTATTACCGGATCAAAAACGGTCTTACATAACCTTTTGCGTTGTGTGGAAAAGGCGGGTTTGGTCATTTCGGATATTTATCTGCAGCCGCTGGCGGCAGGTGAAATTGCTGTATCAAAAGATGAACGCTCACTCGGTGTTGCGCTTGTCGATATTGGCGGAAGCCAAACGACGATCTCTACGTTTAAAGACGGTTCACTGGAAACGTTGAATGTCGCTCCCATCGGAGGGGCGCATGTCACAAATGATCTATCTGTAGGACTTCGCGTAACCAAAGCGGAAGCGGAACGTGTGAAAGTAGAACATGGGCATGCGTATATCGATGATACTTCCGATGAAGTGTTTGCCACCGTTCATCCAATGGGAGGTCATGAACCGGAAGAGTATTCGCAACGGGACTTGGCGCATATCATTGAACCGCGCATGGAAGAGATTTTCGAAATCATTGCCGAAGAATTAACCGGCATTGGTGATATCCCGGGTGGAGTCGTATTGACCGGCGGTACGGTGATGATGCCTGGCACCCTTGAACTTGCTAGGGAAATTATCGGCCGCAATATCCGAATGGCGATTCCGGACTATATCGGGGTAAGGGAACCGAGATACACCAATGGCGTTGGACTCATTGAATTTACCCATCTTCATGTTAGAATGAACGAGATGGACGAAATGGTCGTTGCAACTCATGACGAAGAAGAGCCACCGGCCTATCGTAAAACAAGAAATCCGGAAAAGCAGCGAGTACCGCAAGAGGAAAAGGAATCACTCGGAGTCAAGAAGCGAGTTCGTAGTTTTTTCAAAGTGTTTTTTGAATAG